A window of Agarivorans sp. Alg241-V36 genomic DNA:
GCGTCATTGTTGAGGTGAGCGAACAAAGCTATACCTTAATGGCGATTGAAGGTGGCCTGAAGCTAGATGAGCGCAAGTCACTGAGTCAATTCGAAGCCATTAAAGTGATGCAAGATAGGGTTATTCCGCTTTCTATGTTGCTACACAACCCTAATGGCTTGGCTCAAACGGGTTAGCCTGCCTTAATCAATTCTTTTAGTTGTTCTCTCATTTTCTGGCTAATAAGCGGCTGTGCTTGTTGGTTTGGATGTATTCCATCATTTTGCATTAATGACGAATTGGTCGCGATGTCTTCTATGAAGAAGGGTAAGTAACTAACTTGCTGCTGCTCAGCAATTTTGGGGTATAAACCTTCAAAAGCTTGGCGGTAACGCTTGCCGTAATTGGGTGGGATGCGAATTTGCATTAAGGCTATCTTAATGTCGTTTTGCTTAGCCAAGGCAATAATCGCGTTTAGATTATTTTCGATGTTGGTAGTTGGGTGGCCTTGTAAGCCATCGTTCCCGCCTAACTCAATCAATAACCAATCAATCTTATGCTCTTGAATCAACGAAGGTAATCGCCTTAAACCTCCGGCTGTTGTTTCACCACTTATACTGGCATTAATGAGATCGATAGCTTGCTCGGTTTCGTTGTAGTATTGCTGGGTTAAGGAAACCCAAGCTTGTTCTATTGGCATGCCATAGCCGGCGCTTAAGCTATCCCCGAGAATAAGAATAGATTTGGTGTTTGCAAAAGCCTTTGAACTCAATGTAAAAAAGAGTAAAACAGATAGTGTTAATAGCGTTAAAACTTTATTTTTGTGTCTAACCATCATTTTTGAGCACCTACTTTATGCCAA
This region includes:
- a CDS encoding arylesterase; amino-acid sequence: MMVRHKNKVLTLLTLSVLLFFTLSSKAFANTKSILILGDSLSAGYGMPIEQAWVSLTQQYYNETEQAIDLINASISGETTAGGLRRLPSLIQEHKIDWLLIELGGNDGLQGHPTTNIENNLNAIIALAKQNDIKIALMQIRIPPNYGKRYRQAFEGLYPKIAEQQQVSYLPFFIEDIATNSSLMQNDGIHPNQQAQPLISQKMREQLKELIKAG